The Acomys russatus chromosome 3, mAcoRus1.1, whole genome shotgun sequence genome has a window encoding:
- the Cxcl14 gene encoding C-X-C motif chemokine 14 has translation MRLLAAALLLLLLALCASRVDGSKCKCSRKGPKIRYSDVKKLEMKPKYPHCEEKMVIITTKSMSRYRGQEHCLHPKLQSTKRFIKWYNAWNEKRRVYEE, from the exons ATGAGGCTCCTGGCGGCTgcgctgctcctgctgctcctggcgcTGTGCGCCTCGCGCGTGGACG GGTCCAAGTGTAAGTGTTCCCGGAAGGGGCCCAAGATTCGCTACAGCGACGTGAAGAAGCTGGAAATGAAGCCAAAGTACCCACATTGCGAGGAGAAGATGGTTAT CATCACCACCAAGAGCATGTCCAGGTACAGGGGCCAGGAGCACTGCCTGCACCCTAAGCTGCAGAGCACCAAACGCTTCATCAAATGGTACAACGCCTGGAACGAGAAGCGCAG GGTCTACGAAGAATAG